The window TCATCCCTTTAGAAAACTGACTACTACTTATCTCATATTGAAAGGTCAAATCTAGGACTAGGAGCTGACTCCATGATCCGGTACTAGTTGTCACACACACTTGTAACTCCTTATTCGTTAAAGATAAGAGACAAAGTTGCTCTTCTCTAACCACAGATAAAGCCAATATACTATACGGAAACGGACGAGGAAGAGATAGACTTTGAAACATCTCTGctgaaaaatcaaaactaagtAAGAAATTGTTATGTGGACTCCATGCTTGAGTAGCAATCCAAAAAGTATTTCCCTTCACTGATATGCCACGACGATATAGTGCTAAAAACCAATCAGTAGCAACCCCAAGAATTCTCCAAGTGTTAGAGGTGAAGTCGTAAATCTCGTACTCATTATTAGGTGGTACATCTTTATGAAGATCCACCCTCAAGATTTTATATTGGTTGCTGCATGATTTGCTGTCGTAAGTGTAACCGAGAGCATAGTAGTCTGATTCTCTGTAGATGACTCTAGGTTTAATCCACGTGGTTTCCCCTGAACATGGATTCCAAACCACGAGTCTCTTGTCCTTTGTGGTGCATAGCAACAAGCTGTTGCAGTGAAAGACATTAAGTACACCAACTTGTGAAGAATTAGAAAGGGGGTCTTTAAGGTAGAATGGATTATTTGCAACCTTAACATATGGAGCACCGAGACTGATCCTTACTTGGAAAACATTAGAATCAATCAACATGATGTTCAGAGACTCATCCTCCCTCTTTGGTGCTTTGGCAGTGTGCATCTTAGCAAAGCTAGTGGATTTCAATATAGCGCTCCATTGTTTTGATGTTGATCGAAATCTTGCTAGAGTCATAGCTGGAATCCTAGAGAGTATATTCTCTACCAAATCCGTTGGAAGGTTTCTCCACTCCATAGCTACTGTGTGATTCAATCAAAATCTTTAATACGCGAGCCAGGGATGGGGGGTGAGAGAAAGAGTATTTATTAACCTACAACCGAGAAGGACCTAAATTCCCAATATGAATAGGTTTCCTATGTGTTAcgggaaaaaaaagaaagaataggtttcctatctttaaagataatttaactcaaaaagaaaatttaacatatttgCAAACATATCTAAAACTTGGGGGTGCcgttaaaagaaattttttaaatttattatacgatgttgcaaataaaataaatctgtaatatgaaagagagagagacacctAAATTCTCAATTATGTATAAGTTTCTATAGATAATTTgacataaaaagaaaatttaacatatttgCAAAAGTATTTAATAATACGATACTGCAAAAGTTCCTAAACCTTTTTTGAGCTTTTAGCAACGGGtgaaaaaatgtcaaatatatatatttcaaaatagaACTTTGTCAAAACGTTACTTTCACCGTAGCTGTCCAAGTGTGAAAAGTTTGATGACGGTATATCCCAACCTTCTAAGTACAAGAGCTCAAATTTCTCCGCTCACTTCAGAATcaagaaatatataataattctaTAAGCAGTATTGCATAGGAGCCGATT is drawn from Brassica rapa cultivar Chiifu-401-42 chromosome A05, CAAS_Brap_v3.01, whole genome shotgun sequence and contains these coding sequences:
- the LOC103869771 gene encoding putative F-box protein At3g23260; the encoded protein is MEWRNLPTDLVENILSRIPAMTLARFRSTSKQWSAILKSTSFAKMHTAKAPKREDESLNIMLIDSNVFQVRISLGAPYVKVANNPFYLKDPLSNSSQVGVLNVFHCNSLLLCTTKDKRLVVWNPCSGETTWIKPRVIYRESDYYALGYTYDSKSCSNQYKILRVDLHKDVPPNNEYEIYDFTSNTWRILGVATDWFLALYRRGISVKGNTFWIATQAWSPHNNFLLSFDFSAEMFQSLSLPRPFPYSILALSVVREEQLCLLSLTNKELQVCVTTSTGSWSQLLVLDLTFQYEISSSQFSKGMSFLADKQSKVVRCLNSDNVLSTVQENKDIQVNRLGRGKRESITHDNFESSSVLLNYAPSLTQTQQDYTRKRKSPST